Proteins from a single region of Pseudopedobacter saltans DSM 12145:
- a CDS encoding hybrid sensor histidine kinase/response regulator: MENKIKVLYLDDEANNLIGFKALLRFDYKVFCVQTAAEAFDCLNSNPDIRVIFCDQRMPNMTGVEFFQEIRSSHPLPIRILITGFSDIEDVISAINKGHVFRYVKKPWLDADILTAIEEANKFYLANSFLAIKNKELEKAYQELDKFAYSVSHDLRGPLVGIAGGINLALNIQDIKEIKEILRMMNKSVEKLDNFILNMHDYYSLERGTLTISDINFEDIVKEMSDLFSIYTKTENIAFNTELEQNEPFWNDILSVKLIINNLLSNAFKYQVPDRENKFVNLKINVKKGEATIIVEDNGHGIDSKYQSEIFNLFFRAHYQATGSGFGLFNLKSALTKLNGKIEVESELNVGTKFIVRIPHK, encoded by the coding sequence ATGGAAAACAAAATTAAGGTTCTGTATTTGGATGATGAAGCTAATAACCTGATTGGTTTCAAGGCATTATTACGGTTTGACTACAAAGTATTTTGTGTACAAACCGCAGCAGAAGCCTTCGATTGCCTCAATTCCAATCCGGATATCCGGGTTATCTTTTGCGATCAGCGTATGCCCAATATGACGGGGGTAGAGTTTTTTCAGGAAATTCGAAGCAGTCATCCACTTCCTATAAGAATTTTAATAACCGGATTTTCTGATATAGAAGATGTTATCAGCGCCATTAACAAAGGACACGTCTTCAGATATGTAAAAAAGCCCTGGCTAGATGCCGATATTTTAACGGCTATTGAAGAGGCTAATAAATTCTACCTTGCCAACTCGTTTCTTGCTATAAAAAACAAGGAACTCGAAAAGGCATATCAGGAATTGGACAAATTTGCTTATAGCGTAAGTCACGACTTACGTGGTCCTTTGGTTGGTATCGCAGGTGGAATAAATCTGGCTTTAAATATCCAGGACATTAAGGAAATCAAGGAAATCTTAAGAATGATGAATAAATCTGTTGAAAAACTGGATAATTTCATCTTAAATATGCATGATTATTATAGTCTGGAACGAGGCACTTTAACCATATCTGATATAAATTTCGAAGATATAGTAAAAGAAATGTCGGACTTATTCAGTATATACACCAAAACAGAGAATATCGCATTTAATACAGAACTAGAGCAAAACGAACCGTTTTGGAACGATATTCTTTCGGTAAAACTTATTATAAATAACTTACTGTCAAATGCATTTAAGTATCAGGTTCCAGACCGGGAGAATAAATTCGTAAATCTTAAAATTAACGTTAAAAAAGGGGAGGCAACTATTATAGTAGAAGACAACGGACACGGTATCGACAGTAAATATCAATCAGAGATCTTCAATCTATTTTTCAGAGCACATTATCAGGCTACAGGCTCGGGATTTGGCTTATTTAATCTTAAAAGTGCACTTACTAAATTAAACGGAAAAATAGAAGTTGAGTCTGAACTTAACGTGGGCACGAAGTTTATAGTTAGAATTCCTCATAAATAA
- a CDS encoding sensor histidine kinase yields MKYFYKFIYLALFVCTQFSGAFAEEIINFEGKNIILGKDIYIYEDKTESLSINDTPSMIFEESTSQTPNLKLNKSDFWIKFSIKNNSESENLLLAIDYPSLDKCDFYTRTENGYYKQSISDTLKFSERKYQHQSFVFDIKLPKDSTSTYYLKVNSSEQMILPLVLGTPKGIAEKLLVHDLIWGIWIGIVLVMIFYNLFLFISTKDKSYLYYVLYTAFISLTQTSLSGYTYRFIFNNSPHLYNKALIVFPGLAGICAVLFVSSFLSTKQRTPLLHKLFGIILFLYGTAILLRIFGYDIASYRMIDYAAISIAILIYVAAVKIARQGFRPARYFLFAWTMFLLGLILYSLRNLELVPDNLFTNYTMQIGIALEVALLSLALADRINILKKEKEESQAQALSIAKENERIIKEQNTILERRVNERTVELKEANEELTITLEDLKQTQSQLVAAEKMASLGQLTAGIAHEINNPINFVTSNISPLQRDVRMLIDTIDTYEELVYSDQNIEDKKKTIENYKEDLDYDYLKIEIDHLLKGINEGASRTAEIVKGLRIFSRVDEDDLKLASITEGMDSTLVIMNNLINASNIKVDKDYQDNIPQIECYPGKLNQVFLNIISNAIYAVNQTHKNDGNGIIRISVKAENDHVIIEMGDNGCGIDKNNITKVFDPFFTTKDVGEGTGLGMSIAYNTVKKHNGDIELFSEIGKGTLIKITLPLKQRSDPA; encoded by the coding sequence ATGAAGTACTTCTATAAATTCATATACTTAGCCTTATTTGTTTGCACTCAATTTTCTGGTGCGTTTGCTGAAGAAATTATAAATTTTGAAGGTAAAAATATAATCCTTGGAAAGGATATTTACATTTATGAAGATAAAACAGAGAGTCTTTCGATAAATGACACCCCTTCGATGATTTTTGAAGAGTCGACTTCCCAAACACCTAATTTAAAACTAAACAAGTCGGATTTTTGGATAAAATTCTCTATAAAAAACAACAGCGAATCTGAAAATCTGCTTTTGGCTATCGACTATCCTTCTTTAGATAAATGTGATTTTTATACAAGAACAGAAAATGGCTATTATAAGCAGTCAATAAGTGACACGCTTAAGTTTTCAGAGAGAAAATACCAACACCAAAGTTTCGTTTTTGATATTAAATTACCAAAGGACAGCACTTCAACCTACTATTTAAAGGTAAATAGCAGTGAACAGATGATACTCCCTCTAGTATTAGGAACACCTAAAGGTATTGCCGAAAAATTACTGGTTCATGATTTAATTTGGGGAATTTGGATTGGAATCGTCCTTGTGATGATTTTTTATAATCTATTCCTTTTTATCTCTACTAAGGATAAGAGTTATTTATATTACGTTTTATACACCGCATTTATTTCTCTAACACAAACATCTCTATCAGGATATACCTATCGATTTATTTTCAATAATAGCCCTCATCTATATAATAAAGCACTGATTGTTTTTCCGGGATTGGCAGGAATTTGTGCTGTCTTATTTGTTTCCAGCTTTTTGAGTACCAAGCAAAGAACGCCTTTATTACACAAGCTATTTGGCATAATCCTTTTTTTATATGGCACTGCTATCTTATTAAGAATTTTTGGTTACGATATTGCTAGCTATCGAATGATAGACTATGCAGCCATATCTATTGCTATCCTAATTTACGTAGCTGCTGTAAAAATTGCCCGACAGGGATTCCGCCCGGCAAGATATTTTCTATTTGCCTGGACAATGTTTTTACTAGGGCTTATCCTGTACTCACTTCGTAATCTTGAATTAGTACCCGATAATTTATTTACCAACTATACCATGCAGATTGGTATTGCTCTGGAAGTCGCACTATTATCTTTAGCCTTGGCAGATAGGATTAATATTTTAAAGAAAGAAAAAGAAGAATCTCAGGCACAGGCGCTTTCTATTGCTAAAGAAAATGAGAGAATTATTAAAGAACAGAACACCATCCTGGAACGCAGGGTTAATGAAAGAACTGTAGAATTAAAAGAAGCTAACGAGGAACTTACCATCACTCTGGAAGATTTAAAACAAACACAATCCCAACTTGTAGCTGCAGAAAAGATGGCTTCTTTAGGTCAATTAACGGCAGGCATAGCTCATGAAATTAATAATCCAATAAATTTCGTAACTTCAAATATTTCGCCCCTTCAAAGAGACGTAAGAATGCTTATAGATACAATAGACACTTACGAAGAATTGGTTTATTCAGACCAAAATATCGAAGACAAGAAAAAAACAATCGAAAATTATAAAGAAGATCTGGATTATGATTATCTTAAAATCGAAATTGACCATCTTTTAAAGGGCATAAATGAAGGTGCAAGCAGGACTGCAGAAATAGTAAAAGGCTTGCGAATCTTCTCGAGAGTAGATGAAGATGATTTGAAACTTGCTAGTATTACAGAAGGTATGGACTCTACTCTGGTAATTATGAATAACCTTATTAATGCCAGCAACATTAAAGTAGATAAAGATTACCAGGATAACATCCCTCAAATAGAATGTTATCCCGGAAAGCTCAATCAGGTCTTCTTAAATATCATCTCAAACGCCATATACGCTGTTAATCAGACGCATAAAAATGATGGTAACGGAATAATAAGAATATCCGTAAAAGCAGAGAACGACCATGTGATCATAGAAATGGGAGACAACGGTTGTGGAATAGACAAAAACAACATCACGAAAGTGTTCGATCCGTTTTTCACAACCAAGGATGTAGGAGAAGGCACTGGACTAGGAATGTCAATTGCATACAATACCGTAAAAAAACATAATGGAGATATTGAGCTTTTTAGCGAAATAGGTAAGGGAACCTTAATTAAAATAACACTCCCCCTAAAACAACGCTCTGATCCAGCATAA
- a CDS encoding Rv1355c family protein → MKSLNKENSLDNIYKPRFYYPNNTSDEKELQNLLRDKPVSFVRDEIYSQLKELIKIQNPSIKLTEQDYSELIAKHLNGNPIEKYGVWVFYPWNNYLVHLLDKEEFVTVRTNRNKYKITSEEQDILEKKKIGIIGLSVGQSIALTIAMERICGSLKLADFDTAELSNLNRIRTGVHNLGLNKTIIAAREIAEIDPFLNVEIFNDGLKNENFNDFFLDGGKLDLLVEVCDGLDIKIESRFKARELGIPVIMETNDRGMLDVERFDLNPSLPILHGLAEGLNPSTIKNLSNEDKVPFILRIVGAETISNRLKASMVEVEQTINTWPQLASSVVLGGAVTTDISRRMLLGSFTDSGRYYIDLESLVKNKKEKEATPLVRKNPFTPLTKTEALHILSNYKFESSNLIVDDSLINKLVEDACLAPSTGNDQPWKWLYKNSVLFLFHDEYRSFSFGDYQNIASLLTFGAAYENLRISALKNGLTCSYDFRPIANDRRLIAAIKFGKSNKEELGIDGLYSAISRRCTNRNLSIPPVLPESVYRQLTESAQSIPSATIKWFKKEEELNELARIIGACDRIRLLNAEGHYDFVHHEMRWTPEEAESRKDGIDVQTLGLSNSQLAALGIIKSTETIKEINYIDGGKGLEMIAKKSVKAASAIALITLPQYTPENFFEGGRSLEQFWLKATTLGLAVHPLISPLYIFPRVIHGKGEGLNQKNIAELELLREDFKSLTGVNDNDAEVFLVKISVAEEPNIKSFRLLLNEVLL, encoded by the coding sequence ATGAAAAGCTTAAACAAAGAAAACTCTTTGGACAATATATACAAACCCCGTTTTTATTATCCAAATAATACTTCGGATGAAAAAGAGCTGCAGAATTTGCTACGAGATAAACCTGTGTCATTTGTAAGGGACGAAATTTATAGCCAGTTGAAAGAACTGATCAAAATTCAAAACCCTTCTATAAAACTAACCGAGCAGGATTATTCTGAACTAATAGCAAAGCATCTAAATGGAAACCCTATAGAAAAATATGGAGTTTGGGTATTCTATCCCTGGAACAATTATCTGGTTCATCTTCTCGACAAGGAAGAATTCGTTACTGTTAGAACAAACCGGAATAAATATAAAATTACTTCCGAAGAACAGGATATCTTAGAAAAAAAGAAAATCGGTATCATAGGGCTTTCTGTTGGACAATCTATTGCGTTGACCATTGCTATGGAACGTATTTGCGGAAGTTTAAAACTCGCGGATTTTGACACAGCAGAATTATCCAATCTAAACCGTATAAGAACCGGGGTTCATAACCTTGGCCTGAATAAAACAATTATTGCTGCCAGAGAAATAGCCGAAATTGATCCTTTTTTAAATGTTGAAATTTTTAACGATGGTCTTAAAAACGAAAACTTTAATGATTTCTTTCTGGATGGAGGGAAACTGGATTTATTAGTTGAAGTATGTGATGGATTGGATATCAAAATAGAGAGCAGATTTAAAGCCCGAGAATTAGGAATACCTGTTATCATGGAAACCAATGATCGGGGTATGCTGGACGTGGAACGCTTTGATTTGAATCCCTCTTTACCAATTTTACATGGTTTAGCCGAAGGGTTAAATCCTTCTACCATAAAAAACCTGAGTAATGAAGATAAAGTTCCTTTCATTTTGAGGATTGTTGGTGCAGAAACTATTTCCAACAGACTAAAAGCTTCTATGGTAGAAGTGGAACAGACTATTAACACCTGGCCTCAGCTCGCGTCATCCGTAGTATTGGGGGGAGCTGTTACCACAGACATTTCGAGAAGAATGTTATTGGGCTCCTTTACAGACTCAGGAAGATATTATATAGATCTGGAATCGCTGGTTAAAAACAAAAAAGAGAAGGAAGCAACACCTTTAGTAAGAAAAAACCCTTTTACTCCATTAACAAAAACGGAAGCCCTGCATATCCTTTCGAACTATAAATTTGAGAGTAGTAACTTAATAGTAGATGATTCACTGATTAACAAATTAGTTGAAGATGCCTGCCTCGCACCCTCAACGGGAAATGATCAACCATGGAAATGGCTATATAAAAATAGTGTTCTTTTCCTATTTCATGACGAATACAGGTCTTTCTCATTCGGAGATTATCAAAACATCGCTTCTTTATTGACTTTCGGGGCGGCGTATGAAAATTTACGGATAAGCGCCCTAAAAAATGGCTTGACCTGCAGCTACGATTTTAGACCAATTGCCAATGACAGAAGATTAATTGCTGCTATTAAATTCGGCAAATCAAATAAAGAGGAATTGGGTATCGATGGCTTATACAGCGCTATCTCAAGAAGATGTACAAACAGAAATCTTTCTATTCCCCCTGTATTACCCGAATCTGTCTATCGACAACTTACCGAATCGGCACAATCGATTCCATCTGCAACAATAAAATGGTTTAAAAAAGAAGAAGAGCTCAATGAATTAGCAAGAATTATAGGTGCCTGCGACAGGATTCGCTTACTTAACGCAGAAGGGCATTATGATTTTGTCCACCACGAGATGAGATGGACTCCGGAAGAAGCCGAATCCCGAAAAGATGGAATAGACGTTCAAACTCTAGGTTTGAGTAATTCGCAGCTTGCGGCACTTGGTATTATTAAAAGTACTGAAACAATAAAGGAAATCAATTATATAGATGGTGGAAAAGGCTTAGAAATGATAGCCAAAAAGAGCGTAAAAGCAGCTTCAGCTATTGCATTAATCACTTTACCGCAATACACTCCAGAAAACTTTTTTGAGGGCGGCCGTTCTTTAGAACAATTTTGGCTGAAAGCTACAACTCTGGGGCTAGCTGTTCACCCATTAATTTCTCCGCTATATATATTCCCAAGGGTGATACACGGAAAAGGAGAAGGATTGAACCAAAAAAACATCGCCGAATTGGAACTTTTAAGAGAAGATTTTAAAAGTTTAACAGGCGTTAATGATAACGATGCAGAGGTTTTCCTTGTTAAAATATCTGTAGCCGAAGAACCAAATATAAAAAGCTTTAGATTGCTATTAAATGAAGTACTTCTATAA
- a CDS encoding SusC/RagA family TonB-linked outer membrane protein, which produces MMKKVLLLLTLTVMSISVLFAQNRQITGTVKDDTGEPLPGVGVSVKGTTTGTQTNVDGKFSLSIPANASTLVFRYIGFKAKEIEVGTQTTFNVVLEQEATMLNEVVAIGYGTVKKGDLTGSVGIVKGEELTQRPVTNVAEALTGKVAGLQIVTTEGSPDADIKVRLRGGGSISQDNSPLYIVDGFPVNDISNIASSDIESITFLKDAASTAIYGSRAANGVLVITTKEGKAGKVNVTANVYAGFRNITKQLEVLNPYEYVRYQYEIDQGNTFKNYYGSFEDLEIYKSVKGSNWQEEIFGGTASQQYYNVGINGGSKESRYNLGLTRNKEESIMLGSGFERNNLNFKLNSELSKKVNIDFNTRLAYTIIDGAGVNQGSGSVTRLRNSVKYAPTKGLRGFDQSSLDDDDLVDAETASLLYNPVESVLDDYKKQYRFSNNLNLGLNWKITKELKFRSEGGYEFKNDRTDNVWGTATPDAKNYGGQPISRVTNLKGYSYRFSNYFTYDKVFNKIHSLNVVVGQETLSSGYKTVTNESRFYPLGMKTGEILANANFGTPIPTRTYISQDDRLSSYFGRANYTLKDKYLFTVTMRADGSSKFAEGNQWGYFPSAAFGWKISEEDFLKDQSDWLEQLKLRVSYGSTGNNRIPSNAWQLSYSTDNENKPYYPGEVEAPNFIPGSYLYNPKLKWETTINRNIGVDYSLFKGRINGAVDVYWNTTNDLLVQAPIAQSSGYSTQYQNYGSTSNKGVELTIDGYIVNNKDFKLSAAFNIGFNRNNVDQFRNGDVNYKAFTSGWNGTAQPLEDFLVREGNPVGQMYGYVTEGMYSFDDFTFDTASKIWKLNTGVPDNSSLTSAAYFGPGALKFKDISGPNGVPDGKIDQYDKAVIGNANPKHVGGLTLNAEYKGFDLQAAFNWTFGNNIYNANKIDFTNFLLSRKYQNLIADMSLENRFTIIDPITGYNVATGNNANPQRLAEINQNASIWSPLMTVTPLHSWAIEDGSFLRLNTLTLGYTLPKNVVKKMGIGKLRAYVTAYNVFVITNYSGYDPEVDTRRNPPVTPGVDYSAYPKSRSFVGGLNVSF; this is translated from the coding sequence ATGATGAAAAAAGTTTTACTCTTATTGACTTTAACGGTGATGTCTATAAGTGTGCTATTTGCTCAGAACCGGCAAATTACAGGGACAGTAAAAGACGATACCGGTGAACCTTTACCGGGAGTAGGGGTCTCTGTAAAAGGAACTACAACAGGTACTCAAACAAATGTTGATGGTAAGTTTTCTTTGAGTATTCCTGCTAATGCAAGTACCTTGGTTTTTAGATACATTGGATTTAAAGCAAAGGAAATTGAAGTAGGAACTCAAACAACTTTTAATGTGGTATTGGAACAGGAGGCTACCATGTTGAATGAGGTGGTGGCTATTGGATATGGTACGGTTAAGAAGGGTGACTTAACGGGATCTGTAGGAATTGTTAAAGGAGAGGAGCTGACGCAGCGACCGGTTACCAATGTGGCAGAAGCATTGACAGGTAAGGTAGCTGGTTTGCAGATAGTTACAACTGAAGGTTCTCCTGATGCAGATATTAAGGTTAGACTCCGTGGAGGAGGATCTATTTCTCAGGATAATTCACCCCTTTATATTGTAGATGGTTTCCCTGTTAACGATATTAGTAATATTGCTTCTTCAGATATTGAATCGATAACTTTTTTAAAAGACGCTGCCTCGACAGCAATTTATGGTTCCAGGGCAGCAAATGGAGTTCTGGTAATTACGACAAAGGAAGGAAAGGCAGGGAAGGTAAATGTGACGGCGAATGTTTATGCCGGCTTTAGAAATATTACTAAACAATTAGAGGTGTTAAATCCATATGAATATGTTCGTTATCAGTATGAAATCGACCAAGGTAATACTTTCAAAAACTACTATGGTAGCTTTGAAGATTTAGAAATATATAAATCTGTAAAAGGAAGCAATTGGCAAGAAGAAATTTTCGGAGGAACAGCCAGTCAACAATACTATAATGTAGGAATTAACGGAGGATCGAAAGAATCTAGATATAATTTGGGGCTTACCCGGAATAAAGAGGAAAGTATAATGTTAGGCTCAGGGTTTGAAAGAAATAATCTAAACTTCAAACTAAATTCTGAGTTATCTAAAAAGGTAAACATTGATTTTAATACGAGACTTGCATATACAATTATCGATGGTGCGGGAGTTAATCAAGGTTCCGGATCGGTAACAAGACTTAGAAATTCAGTCAAATATGCACCGACAAAAGGTCTTAGAGGCTTTGATCAATCAAGTTTAGATGATGATGATTTGGTTGATGCCGAAACTGCAAGTTTACTTTACAATCCAGTAGAATCAGTGTTAGACGATTACAAAAAACAATATCGTTTTTCAAATAATTTGAACCTCGGACTTAATTGGAAAATTACAAAAGAACTTAAATTTAGATCCGAGGGAGGTTATGAGTTTAAAAATGACAGAACAGACAATGTTTGGGGGACCGCTACCCCTGACGCTAAAAATTATGGAGGACAACCAATTAGTAGAGTAACTAATTTGAAAGGTTATTCTTATAGATTTTCAAATTACTTTACTTATGACAAGGTGTTTAATAAAATACATAGTTTGAATGTCGTTGTTGGTCAAGAAACGCTTTCATCTGGTTATAAGACAGTAACCAACGAATCTAGATTTTATCCCTTAGGTATGAAAACTGGTGAGATATTAGCAAATGCTAATTTTGGAACCCCAATACCAACCAGAACATATATTTCTCAAGATGATAGATTGAGCTCGTATTTCGGAAGAGCGAATTACACTCTTAAAGATAAATACCTGTTCACTGTAACAATGAGAGCGGATGGTTCCAGTAAGTTTGCAGAGGGTAACCAGTGGGGATATTTTCCTTCTGCCGCTTTCGGTTGGAAGATTTCAGAAGAGGATTTTTTAAAGGATCAATCAGATTGGTTAGAGCAATTGAAGTTAAGAGTTAGTTACGGTAGTACCGGAAATAATCGGATACCGAGTAATGCTTGGCAATTAAGTTACTCTACTGATAATGAAAATAAGCCATATTATCCAGGAGAGGTTGAAGCACCTAATTTTATTCCGGGATCTTACTTGTACAATCCAAAATTAAAATGGGAAACAACAATAAATAGAAATATTGGAGTTGATTATAGTTTATTTAAAGGTAGGATTAATGGAGCTGTAGACGTATATTGGAATACAACTAATGATTTATTAGTTCAGGCTCCTATTGCTCAAAGTTCGGGATACTCAACTCAGTATCAAAACTATGGCAGTACTTCCAATAAGGGGGTTGAGTTAACTATCGATGGATACATTGTTAATAATAAAGATTTTAAACTATCTGCTGCGTTTAATATTGGATTTAATAGGAACAATGTAGATCAATTTAGAAATGGCGATGTAAATTATAAAGCCTTTACCTCTGGTTGGAATGGAACAGCTCAGCCTTTAGAAGACTTTTTGGTAAGAGAAGGAAATCCTGTGGGACAGATGTATGGATATGTAACAGAAGGAATGTATTCATTTGATGATTTCACTTTCGATACTGCATCAAAAATCTGGAAGTTAAATACAGGTGTTCCGGATAACTCGTCTTTAACTTCTGCAGCTTATTTCGGTCCAGGCGCACTTAAGTTTAAAGATATTAGTGGGCCTAATGGAGTTCCTGACGGAAAAATAGACCAATATGACAAAGCGGTTATAGGAAATGCTAATCCTAAGCACGTAGGCGGATTAACGCTAAATGCTGAGTACAAGGGATTTGATTTACAAGCGGCTTTTAACTGGACGTTTGGCAACAATATATATAACGCAAACAAAATAGACTTTACGAATTTTCTGTTATCAAGAAAATATCAGAATCTAATTGCAGATATGAGTCTTGAAAATCGCTTTACGATTATAGATCCAATTACAGGGTACAATGTTGCGACGGGTAATAACGCAAACCCGCAACGTTTGGCAGAAATTAATCAGAATGCTTCTATATGGAGTCCTCTGATGACGGTAACTCCTCTTCACTCATGGGCGATAGAAGATGGATCATTTTTAAGGCTAAATACATTGACTTTGGGATATACGCTACCAAAAAATGTAGTTAAAAAAATGGGAATCGGAAAGTTAAGGGCGTATGTTACTGCTTATAATGTGTTTGTTATTACAAATTATTCAGGATATGACCCTGAGGTAGACACCAGAAGAAACCCTCCAGTAACCCCTGGCGTTGATTATTCAGCGTATCCGAAGAGCCGTTCGTTTGTTGGTGGATTAAATGTTTCATTCTAA
- a CDS encoding RagB/SusD family nutrient uptake outer membrane protein — MKNKILIIAALASMGLASCKDYLLTSSPSEFTSDLVFTSPTYTEYALMGTYALLTQDQLYSARLPLNYATNTDIEIAGADATSYKDNGVRGLSNYVGNSSNTNIAREWSQMYKLIERANLCIQGIKTSPAMVTSDSTIMKGYLGEALTLRALVYSEIVKNWGDVPFKTEPTKYDLSNAYDVPTDRDTIYSRLIEDLQLAETYVPWIHSGGYNTAERVTKGFVKGLIARLALYRGGYSIRNKPGFPTERGSNWEYYYELARQKTSEIMSSGIHKLNANYIDIWKKLCLLQPDATFNENLFEVANGLGRSGEMGYSIGVRFYTNSKYGYGNNANVVSTTPVYFYSFDRSDIRRDITVAYYTYSNSSGEIKEFFQSNPFSYSIGKWDQRYMSTEFVSRNKAANGKIGYGINWVVMRYADVLLMFAEADNALRRGPSPDAKNALIQVRSRAFDVADRSAKVDAYVNALNDETSFFNALVNERAWEFGGEGIRKYDLIRWNLLSSKIEEQRVNFKKMLDKAAPYDNLPAYIFYKYDATGEIIDKKDINFYTDKGSANITGYTRVNWLSGLSDANKTDYKNRIDLFSSGLNATTPNRHLYPIAGSVISESRGSLTNSYGFQ; from the coding sequence ATGAAAAATAAGATATTAATTATAGCTGCTTTAGCAAGTATGGGATTGGCCTCATGTAAAGATTATCTTTTAACTAGCTCCCCATCCGAATTTACTTCTGATTTAGTTTTTACGTCGCCTACGTATACGGAATATGCGCTAATGGGGACTTATGCTTTATTGACACAAGATCAGCTTTATTCGGCGAGACTACCGTTAAACTATGCTACAAATACAGATATTGAAATAGCAGGAGCTGACGCTACTTCTTATAAAGATAATGGTGTGAGAGGTCTTTCTAATTATGTTGGAAATTCAAGTAATACAAATATTGCTAGGGAATGGTCCCAGATGTATAAGTTAATAGAGAGAGCCAACTTATGTATACAAGGAATAAAAACCAGCCCTGCAATGGTTACTTCTGATTCTACAATTATGAAAGGGTACCTAGGGGAGGCGTTAACCTTAAGAGCTTTAGTGTATAGTGAAATTGTCAAAAATTGGGGAGATGTTCCTTTTAAAACTGAACCTACTAAATATGATTTATCTAATGCTTATGATGTACCAACAGATCGAGATACAATTTATTCTCGTTTAATCGAAGATTTACAGCTTGCTGAAACTTATGTCCCATGGATTCACTCGGGAGGTTATAATACTGCTGAGCGGGTTACAAAAGGCTTTGTAAAAGGACTAATTGCTAGGTTGGCATTGTATAGAGGAGGATATTCTATAAGAAATAAGCCCGGATTTCCAACGGAGAGAGGAAGTAATTGGGAATATTATTACGAATTGGCTAGGCAAAAGACCTCGGAGATAATGAGCTCAGGAATTCACAAATTAAACGCTAATTACATAGATATTTGGAAAAAACTTTGCCTGCTTCAGCCCGATGCAACGTTTAATGAGAATTTATTTGAAGTTGCAAATGGATTAGGAAGAAGTGGCGAGATGGGATATTCTATTGGTGTTAGATTTTATACTAATTCAAAGTATGGCTATGGAAACAATGCTAATGTAGTAAGTACCACACCAGTTTATTTTTACTCTTTCGACCGGAGTGATATAAGACGGGACATTACAGTAGCGTATTATACATATAGCAATAGTAGCGGTGAAATTAAAGAATTTTTCCAAAGCAATCCTTTTTCGTACTCTATTGGAAAATGGGATCAGAGATATATGAGTACTGAATTTGTTTCTAGAAATAAAGCGGCAAATGGAAAAATCGGTTATGGTATTAATTGGGTAGTAATGAGATATGCAGATGTTTTGTTGATGTTTGCAGAGGCAGATAATGCCCTGAGGAGAGGACCTAGTCCCGATGCTAAAAATGCCTTGATACAGGTCAGAAGTAGAGCTTTTGATGTGGCTGATAGATCAGCAAAAGTGGATGCTTATGTGAACGCTTTAAATGATGAAACATCTTTTTTCAATGCTTTAGTTAATGAACGCGCATGGGAATTCGGAGGAGAAGGGATAAGAAAGTATGATTTAATTAGATGGAATCTGTTGTCTTCGAAAATAGAAGAGCAAAGGGTCAATTTCAAGAAGATGTTGGATAAGGCAGCTCCATATGACAATTTACCGGCTTATATATTTTATAAATATGATGCAACTGGAGAAATCATCGATAAAAAAGATATAAATTTTTATACCGATAAAGGATCCGCTAATATAACAGGCTATACTAGAGTTAACTGGTTGTCAGGTTTATCAGATGCAAATAAAACAGACTACAAAAATCGAATAGATCTTTTTAGTAGTGGATTAAATGCCACTACGCCTAACAGACATCTATATCCAATTGCGGGGTCCGTGATAAGCGAATCTAGGGGCTCTTTAACAAACTCTTATGGCTTCCAATAA